From the Streptomyces sp. Tu 2975 genome, one window contains:
- a CDS encoding NAD(P)H-binding protein, whose amino-acid sequence MEPISSEESRRTGPRKKMCVVGASGKLGRYMVRHALDRGYDVVGVCREQSVGKLAEFEGRITVVPGATDDRAAVARAVDGCQAVLTVLAPWGMKHYSSGTARAVLDAAPAGARLVFSCGWHITRDGKDVYTRKLRAFVAVFGRLARLARVADLDDQVEACRTIFDSDTDWTVVRGSDLEEGESQGLPVWSRHVGDPVLASNVTRRVDFALFMVAAVEDDALVREAPAIVGRLTPSALAHARTQGAA is encoded by the coding sequence ATGGAACCGATCAGCTCGGAGGAGTCCCGAAGAACGGGCCCGCGCAAGAAGATGTGCGTCGTGGGCGCGTCCGGGAAGCTCGGACGGTACATGGTGCGGCACGCGCTGGACCGGGGCTACGACGTGGTGGGCGTGTGCCGGGAGCAGAGCGTCGGCAAGCTCGCCGAGTTCGAGGGGCGGATCACGGTGGTCCCCGGGGCGACCGACGACCGTGCGGCCGTAGCACGGGCGGTGGACGGGTGCCAGGCCGTACTCACGGTGCTGGCCCCGTGGGGCATGAAGCACTACTCCTCGGGCACGGCCCGGGCCGTGCTCGATGCGGCGCCTGCCGGGGCGCGACTGGTGTTCTCCTGCGGCTGGCACATCACCCGTGACGGAAAGGACGTCTATACGCGCAAGCTCAGGGCGTTCGTGGCCGTTTTCGGGCGATTGGCCAGACTGGCCCGTGTGGCGGACCTGGACGACCAGGTGGAGGCGTGCCGGACGATCTTCGACAGTGACACCGACTGGACGGTCGTCCGCGGCAGCGACCTGGAGGAGGGCGAGAGCCAGGGCCTGCCCGTATGGAGCCGGCATGTCGGTGACCCCGTCCTCGCGAGCAACGTGACCCGCCGCGTGGACTTCGCCCTCTTCATGGTCGCCGCGGTGGAGGACGACGCCCTCGTCCGGGAGGCCCCGGCCATCGTCGGCCGGCTGACCCCGTCGGCCCTCGCCCACGCCCGTACGCAGGGCGCGGCGTGA
- a CDS encoding GNAT family protein produces the protein MLRGDKIGLRARYEDDIPVLRAELYDDVVNAARAESGPWRPITPGSQDPRLVVDDKNQGLVQFSVVELDGGTLVGTATLWGIDTHNRSAHIGLGLLPSARGKGYGTDVVAVLCHYGFVVRGLQRLQIETLADNTAMLRSAERNGFVREGVLRSSAWVLGEFLDEVLLGLLAHDWKPESKG, from the coding sequence ATGCTGAGAGGTGACAAGATCGGGCTCAGGGCCCGGTACGAGGACGACATCCCCGTCCTGCGGGCCGAGCTCTACGACGACGTGGTCAACGCCGCGCGGGCCGAAAGCGGGCCGTGGCGGCCGATCACGCCCGGATCGCAGGATCCGCGACTCGTGGTGGACGACAAGAACCAAGGGCTCGTCCAGTTCTCCGTGGTGGAGCTGGACGGCGGCACGCTGGTCGGCACCGCGACGCTGTGGGGCATCGACACCCACAACCGGTCCGCACACATCGGGTTGGGCCTGCTGCCGTCCGCCCGCGGCAAGGGCTACGGCACCGACGTGGTCGCGGTGCTGTGCCACTACGGCTTCGTCGTGCGCGGCCTGCAGCGGCTGCAGATCGAGACGCTGGCGGACAACACCGCGATGTTGCGCTCCGCCGAGCGCAACGGCTTTGTCCGCGAGGGCGTGCTGCGTTCCTCGGCCTGGGTGCTGGGCGAATTCCTGGACGAGGTACTGCTCGGGCTCCTGGCCCATGACTGGAAGCCGGAGTCGAAGGGCTAG
- a CDS encoding pyridoxamine 5'-phosphate oxidase family protein, with product MPMPTGPAQQPTAELDARYSSALNSRPGAAGVTAAEWAEALRHLEAAEIFWVSTVRPDGRLHVTPVIAAWHDGALYFSTGPEEQKAKNLTHEAHCALTTGRNALTEGFDVVVEGKAERVTDPAVLEDVISAHEAKYGPHITSPEGTFHGIGDTFRTGGAVVFAVAPTTAYGFGRDNGVYTHTRWVF from the coding sequence ATGCCCATGCCCACAGGACCGGCACAGCAACCTACGGCTGAACTCGATGCCCGCTACAGTTCCGCGCTCAATTCTCGCCCGGGTGCCGCGGGTGTCACCGCGGCCGAATGGGCGGAAGCCCTACGGCACTTGGAGGCCGCCGAGATCTTCTGGGTGTCCACGGTACGGCCCGACGGGCGGCTGCATGTCACGCCCGTGATCGCCGCGTGGCACGACGGGGCGCTGTACTTCTCCACCGGCCCGGAGGAGCAGAAGGCGAAGAACCTCACTCATGAGGCGCACTGTGCCCTGACCACCGGGAGGAATGCACTGACCGAAGGGTTCGACGTCGTCGTCGAGGGCAAGGCGGAGCGGGTGACCGATCCGGCGGTGCTGGAGGACGTGATCTCCGCGCACGAGGCGAAGTACGGGCCGCACATCACCTCGCCCGAGGGCACGTTCCATGGCATCGGGGACACGTTCCGGACGGGGGGCGCGGTGGTGTTCGCGGTGGCGCCGACCACGGCGTACGGCTTCGGTCGGGACAACGGGGTCTACACCCATACTCGGTGGGTGTTCTGA
- a CDS encoding alpha/beta hydrolase gives MSPKILPRRRRLRIAVWSLVTVLVVAAGLIGVVLWQNSYEMDEQRVSIRHGGHVLNGVLATPRDGRERHGLVVYIHGDGPIGATHDDGYKPMWEANAKAGYASLSWDKPGVAGAPGDWLEQSMDDRADEAAAAIAWARARPDIDGDRIGLWGASQAGWVLPKVAARTRTSFVIAVSPAINWLRQGRYNLLAELRADGASAARTRAEIARSDTTRRLLERRATFEEYVRARGGDADGMTAGRWGFISKNHTADATRDLRALRRVPVLLTLAGHDVNVDTADTERVYRKVLGAGGALRVTHHPDATHSLLKRSVEQSDLTLTLTALFAPRSLFADGFLDGQRQFLNGLGRGGNATP, from the coding sequence ATGAGTCCGAAGATCCTTCCCCGACGGCGCCGACTCCGCATCGCCGTGTGGTCACTCGTCACGGTCCTGGTCGTGGCCGCAGGTCTCATCGGTGTGGTCCTGTGGCAGAACTCCTACGAGATGGACGAGCAGCGGGTCTCGATCCGCCACGGCGGCCACGTACTCAACGGCGTACTGGCCACTCCCCGGGACGGTCGCGAACGCCACGGCCTGGTCGTGTACATCCACGGCGACGGCCCCATCGGCGCCACCCACGACGACGGTTACAAGCCCATGTGGGAAGCGAACGCCAAGGCCGGATACGCCTCCCTGTCCTGGGACAAGCCCGGCGTCGCGGGCGCACCCGGCGACTGGCTCGAGCAGTCCATGGACGACCGGGCCGACGAGGCAGCCGCCGCCATCGCCTGGGCACGCGCCCGCCCGGACATCGACGGCGACCGGATCGGGCTCTGGGGCGCCAGCCAGGCGGGCTGGGTCCTGCCGAAGGTCGCCGCCAGGACGCGGACCAGCTTCGTCATCGCCGTCTCGCCCGCGATCAACTGGCTCCGGCAAGGCCGCTACAACCTCCTCGCCGAGCTGCGTGCCGACGGCGCGTCGGCCGCCCGCACCCGCGCCGAGATCGCCAGGAGCGACACCACCCGCCGGCTGCTGGAACGCCGCGCCACCTTCGAGGAGTACGTCAGGGCGAGGGGCGGTGACGCGGACGGCATGACCGCCGGTCGGTGGGGCTTCATCTCCAAGAACCACACAGCGGACGCGACGCGGGACCTCCGCGCTCTGCGTCGCGTACCGGTGCTGCTGACCCTCGCGGGCCATGACGTCAACGTGGACACCGCCGACACGGAACGTGTCTACCGCAAAGTGCTGGGCGCGGGCGGTGCGTTGAGGGTCACCCATCACCCGGACGCGACCCATTCGCTGCTCAAGCGGTCCGTCGAACAGTCGGATCTCACGCTCACGCTCACCGCGCTCTTCGCCCCCCGCTCGCTCTTCGCGGACGGATTCCTGGACGGCCAACGGCAGTTCCTCAACGGTCTCGGCCGTGGCGGCAACGCCACCCCATGA
- a CDS encoding MFS transporter, with the protein MIVRKGEGRRPGYAAAASVFAIGMAGTTLPTPLYGLYQEQIGFSELMVTVVFAVYAVAVITVLLVAGNYSDEVGRRPVLFCAMALSAASAGCFLLESGLPLLFAGRLLSGCAAGLLSGAATAAVMELAGPGQRARAGFAATAANMGGLGCGPLLSGILAQYAARPLELVFWVHIGLVAVAAVIIHFLPETVERPKRFPPLKPQGVSVPDEVKGVFVPASVAAFAGFSLLGLFTALAPSFVARTLDVHNLAVTGAVVFSVFLASTAGQSLSERIGTRRALPIGCAVLVAGLLLVASSLIIESLAVLVVGALCGGAGQGLAFRAALSLVGGAAPAEHRGGTISAFFVIAYTGISLPVVGVGAAAQLWDLRTAGLVFAACVILLAACAGVYSALRPPTEPTKARDEARR; encoded by the coding sequence ATGATCGTCCGCAAAGGTGAGGGCCGCCGTCCCGGCTACGCCGCGGCAGCGTCGGTGTTCGCCATCGGCATGGCCGGCACGACCCTGCCCACGCCGCTGTACGGGCTCTACCAGGAACAGATCGGCTTCTCCGAGCTGATGGTGACCGTGGTCTTCGCCGTGTACGCCGTCGCCGTGATCACGGTGCTGCTCGTGGCCGGGAACTACTCCGACGAAGTCGGGCGCCGGCCCGTCCTGTTCTGCGCCATGGCCCTGTCCGCCGCGAGCGCCGGATGCTTTCTGCTGGAATCCGGCCTCCCACTGCTCTTCGCGGGGCGGCTGCTCTCCGGATGCGCGGCCGGACTGCTCAGCGGTGCGGCGACCGCCGCGGTCATGGAACTCGCCGGACCGGGACAGCGGGCCCGGGCCGGGTTCGCGGCCACGGCGGCGAACATGGGCGGTCTCGGCTGCGGACCGCTGTTGTCCGGCATCCTCGCCCAGTACGCGGCCCGACCGCTCGAGCTCGTCTTCTGGGTCCACATCGGGCTGGTCGCCGTCGCCGCCGTGATCATCCACTTCCTGCCGGAGACCGTCGAGCGGCCGAAGCGCTTTCCTCCGCTGAAGCCTCAAGGAGTCTCCGTCCCCGACGAGGTGAAGGGAGTGTTCGTACCCGCCTCCGTCGCGGCGTTCGCCGGGTTCTCCCTCCTCGGACTGTTCACCGCCCTCGCCCCCAGCTTCGTGGCCCGGACACTAGACGTGCACAACCTCGCCGTCACAGGAGCGGTCGTGTTCTCCGTCTTTCTCGCCTCCACCGCAGGCCAGTCGCTGAGCGAACGCATCGGCACCCGGCGCGCCCTGCCCATCGGCTGCGCCGTCCTCGTCGCAGGCCTCCTGCTCGTCGCCTCGTCATTGATCATCGAATCCCTCGCCGTGCTCGTTGTCGGAGCCTTGTGCGGAGGCGCGGGCCAGGGACTGGCGTTCCGGGCGGCCCTGTCCCTGGTGGGCGGAGCGGCACCCGCCGAACACCGAGGCGGCACCATCTCGGCCTTCTTCGTCATCGCCTACACGGGCATCTCCCTGCCCGTGGTGGGTGTGGGAGCCGCTGCCCAGTTGTGGGACCTGCGCACCGCCGGGCTCGTCTTCGCCGCCTGCGTGATACTGCTCGCCGCGTGCGCCGGCGTCTACTCCGCCCTGAGACCGCCGACCGAACCCACCAAGGCCCGCGACGAAGCCCGCCGGTGA
- a CDS encoding DinB family protein, which yields MHRMSDQPARWTEATVHPDMWADPDDDPRNKETPGPDGELATLLDFLTGYRMTLRMKCEGLDAEQLARRSVPPSTMSLLGLIRHLAEVERDWRNWITDGDPLPKLYGRRDADFDEAVAEQAMVDAAYADLEREQAATDAALAEHPDLGERVGRDNTAVRELMVHRIEEYARHCGHADLLRECVDGRVGQ from the coding sequence ATGCACCGTATGAGTGATCAACCCGCACGATGGACCGAGGCAACCGTCCACCCCGACATGTGGGCCGACCCGGACGACGACCCCCGCAACAAGGAAACGCCCGGTCCGGACGGGGAGCTTGCCACGCTGCTCGACTTTCTGACGGGTTACCGCATGACCCTGCGGATGAAGTGCGAGGGGCTGGATGCGGAGCAGCTGGCCCGTCGGTCCGTTCCACCGTCGACGATGTCGCTGCTCGGCCTGATACGACACCTCGCCGAGGTGGAACGGGACTGGCGCAACTGGATCACCGACGGCGACCCCCTGCCGAAGCTGTACGGCCGGCGTGACGCGGACTTCGACGAAGCTGTCGCCGAGCAGGCCATGGTCGACGCCGCGTACGCCGATCTGGAGCGGGAGCAGGCGGCGACCGACGCCGCGCTGGCCGAACACCCCGACCTGGGGGAGCGGGTGGGCAGGGACAACACCGCGGTCCGGGAGCTGATGGTGCACAGGATCGAGGAGTACGCCCGTCACTGCGGACACGCCGACCTGCTGCGGGAGTGCGTCGACGGAAGAGTGGGTCAGTGA
- a CDS encoding GNAT family N-acetyltransferase, whose amino-acid sequence MGLDETGATTGPVTVRRGVPAGAERRAAELYWDAFGRKLGPALNPPDKAVCFIAAHLNADRAVCALLDGQLVGLAGYQLGGRALTGGSASAVLRAYGRVRGLHRLLLLALFERRPAAGQLVMDGIAVDPGMRGRGVGSLLLEEVAAVATEHDCQEIRLDVIDTNPRARALYERRGFTAVRTEHTPYLRGLLGFGAVTSMRRPVEGNGPKGSNGPRGLRTP is encoded by the coding sequence ATGGGACTGGACGAGACAGGCGCCACCACGGGGCCGGTGACGGTCCGGCGGGGTGTTCCGGCCGGAGCCGAGCGGCGGGCGGCCGAGCTGTACTGGGACGCTTTCGGTCGCAAACTCGGCCCCGCCCTGAACCCGCCCGACAAGGCGGTGTGCTTCATCGCCGCCCACCTGAACGCCGATCGGGCGGTGTGCGCGCTCCTCGACGGGCAGCTCGTCGGCCTCGCCGGCTACCAGCTCGGCGGCCGGGCCCTCACCGGCGGCTCTGCCTCCGCCGTGCTGCGTGCGTACGGACGCGTGCGAGGACTGCACCGGCTCCTGCTGCTCGCCCTGTTCGAACGCCGGCCGGCCGCAGGGCAGCTCGTCATGGACGGCATCGCCGTGGACCCGGGCATGCGCGGCCGCGGCGTCGGAAGCCTGCTCCTCGAGGAAGTGGCCGCCGTCGCGACGGAGCACGACTGCCAGGAGATCAGACTGGACGTGATCGACACCAACCCGCGCGCCAGGGCCTTGTACGAACGGCGCGGCTTCACCGCCGTACGGACCGAGCACACCCCCTACCTGCGCGGGCTGCTGGGTTTCGGCGCGGTGACCAGCATGCGCCGCCCTGTCGAGGGGAACGGACCGAAAGGGTCGAACGGGCCGAGAGGACTGCGCACACCATGA
- a CDS encoding TetR/AcrR family transcriptional regulator, with product MATEPARTPASRRRPLSKETVLRTALALADEAGTGALTMRKLADRLGVEAMSLYHHVRNKEAILDGMVDLLFSEIELPPTDLPWRAAIRRRAVSTRDALIRHPWVTGLMDSRSNPGPGTLRHHDAVIGCLRAGGFTIAGAAHAFSVLDSYIYGFTLQELSLPFEPSAGIEDLADSILRQMPGDEFPHLTEMITHHALKPGYAYAAEFEIGLDLILDGLQQQRDAWL from the coding sequence GTGGCCACCGAGCCCGCCCGCACGCCGGCATCCCGCCGCCGACCCCTCAGCAAGGAAACGGTCCTGCGTACGGCGCTCGCGCTCGCGGACGAGGCCGGCACGGGCGCGCTCACGATGCGCAAACTCGCCGACCGGCTCGGCGTCGAGGCCATGTCGCTCTACCACCACGTCCGCAACAAGGAAGCGATCCTCGACGGCATGGTCGACCTCCTCTTCAGCGAGATCGAACTCCCGCCCACGGACCTCCCCTGGCGGGCGGCGATACGACGACGCGCCGTATCGACACGCGACGCGCTGATCCGCCACCCGTGGGTGACCGGCCTCATGGACTCCCGCAGCAACCCCGGACCCGGAACACTGCGACACCACGACGCGGTCATCGGCTGCCTACGAGCGGGCGGCTTCACCATCGCCGGCGCCGCGCACGCGTTCTCCGTACTCGACAGCTACATCTACGGATTCACCCTGCAGGAGCTGAGCCTCCCGTTCGAACCGTCCGCCGGCATCGAGGATCTGGCCGACTCGATCCTGCGGCAGATGCCCGGCGACGAGTTCCCTCACCTCACCGAGATGATCACCCACCACGCCCTGAAACCCGGCTACGCGTACGCCGCCGAGTTCGAGATCGGACTCGACCTGATCCTCGACGGACTGCAACAGCAGCGCGACGCCTGGCTGTGA